CTGAAGGCGTAATCCATTGGTGGACGAAAGCCCAGTGTTGGGACAAGGCCCGTTGTTGAATAAGGTGTCATGAAAGCAAGTCCCCGACTATGGGCCGAATACGCTAAGCGAAGAGGATTGAGTCCTAGATGTGGTCCAATGGCATAGGCGTTGGGATCTGTAGTAAAATGGGCCGCGTTAGGTTGTAGTGGTGAAAAAGCAGACCTGTTGCCCAGCGTCCCAATGGCAGGCGGCACCGCCCCAGCTACCAGAGGTCGATGTGATGTAGGTCCTTGGACAGCCTGATGAGTCCTATCACGGTGCCAAGTTTCTTCGGAAACCTTTTCTTGCTCTCTATTGTTTAGAATCTGCTCGATGGCTTGGACAACGTCCCCTCCGCAACCTTGCAGGACTAGCTCTAGGACACTTCTCTTGTGTGAGGGGAAAACCCTGGTTAGAATTTCAATTGGAGTCCTCTGACGGGCACCTGTGGAGGGGGTACCGTCTCTCTCATCCTTTTCTGTCTCTGACCCAGAGTCAGAGCCCAGTGGCGTGATGGTCCTTGGGCTATCCTGTCCTTCTTTAAGAACTTTACAGATGGGAGAACTAAGAAATGATTCTCCATCTCCGTTCTCTGATCCAGATCCATGGCGAACGTCTGGCGACGAGGTCCCAGGTACACTACCTGCTCCAGGCTCACTGTCACC
The Chiloscyllium plagiosum isolate BGI_BamShark_2017 chromosome 11, ASM401019v2, whole genome shotgun sequence DNA segment above includes these coding regions:
- the dmrta2 gene encoding doublesex- and mab-3-related transcription factor A2 — encoded protein: MELRTELSTSQTTPTAIPVSVSGTLLRAPPLLLRATEKYPRTPKCARCRNHGVVSALKGHKRYCRWKDCMCAKCTLIAERQRVMAAQVALRRQQAQEENEARELQLLYGTAEGLAIAAANGMIPSRSSYDVFGSVCSEGNTETKLQKYELFQKSLMPRAGTPQQSLVKPIPGDSEPGAGSVPGTSSPDVRHGSGSENGDGESFLSSPICKVLKEGQDSPRTITPLGSDSGSETEKDERDGTPSTGARQRTPIEILTRVFPSHKRSVLELVLQGCGGDVVQAIEQILNNREQEKVSEETWHRDRTHQAVQGPTSHRPLVAGAVPPAIGTLGNRSAFSPLQPNAAHFTTDPNAYAIGPHLGLNPLRLAYSAHSRGLAFMTPYSTTGLVPTLGFRPPMDYAFSDLMRDRSNLHKDQVYTNGLYGSVVNNNPDKQ